DNA from Cyanobacteria bacterium FACHB-DQ100:
TTGACGGCGGCACAATTTCGATCGTCGGCATCTCGATCACCTTTGCACCATAATTTTGCAGCGAGTACGAAAACTGACTCGACTGCCCTGCTGCACGAGTGACGACAATGGTTTTTCCAAATAAAGGCAAATTCATAAGAACGATCGTAGCCTAACAACTTCCCCAATCACAATCACACAAGGCGACAATCGTTGCGGATTGACCTCTGCTAGAATCTCCGAGAGTGTACTGCTCCAGATCTCCTGCTGTGGATGACCCGCCCAGCGAATAATCGCGATCGGGGTCTGTTCTGATTTTCCCTGATGGCGTAGCTGTTCGACAATCAGAGGCAAATGTTTTCCTCCCATCAGAATGACAAGTGTATCGAGTTGGGCAAGATTCTGCCAGTTGAGCCGTTCTGGCTCGTGGGCAGTGATCACCGTAAATCCGCGACTTAGGACAGGATCGGTAAGCGGAATGTTGGCAAACAATGGAGCCGCTAATGCTGAAGAAATTCCCGGAACGACTTCGTAAGCACAATTTGCAGATTTGAGTGCCTGAATTTCTGAGGTGGTTCGCCCGAAAATGAACGGATCACCGCTTTTGAGCCGGACGACTTGCTTACCTTGCTGACATTGTTCAACGAGGAGTCGATCGATCTCGTCTTGTTTCATGCTCGGCTGTCCGCCCCGTTTGCCCACATTGAGCTTGAGACAAGTTTCTGGAGCAAGTTCTAGAAATTGCGAATCGATTAGCGCATCGTAAACGAGGACTTCTGCTTGAGTAAGCAGTTGATAAGCTCGCATGGTTAAATTGCCGATGTCGCCAGGACCTGATCCGACAAGGAAGACTTTACCTGACATAAAATAGCGTTCCTGCAATCATTTCCGAATAAAAGCGATCGGATCTTCTGCCACCCACCCTAATTTAGAGTTCGATCGCACTTCAAAATGCAAATGAGGTTGCGAGGTCGTTGGGGTTCCAGTCTGTCCAACGGTTCCGATCGTCGTACCGCGCTTGATCTTTTGCCCCACTTTGACGTTAATTCTTGCCAATTGAGCATAGCGCGTTTGATAGCCCTGCTGGTGATTGATCACAACCAGGTTTCCATATGCGCCTTGATTACCCGCAAACGCAACGGTACCCTCGCCGATCGCTTGAGCCGGAGTTCCCAGACTTGCCAGTAAATCAATCCCACTGTGAAACACAGGTTTCGTCGCTCTATTCGGCAAGTACCAACCGAAACCAAGCGCGATCGGGGCTGATCCCGACAAAGGTGAACCCGATAACACGCTGGAAACTCCCACCAAGGTTGGTGCGGTTGCTTCATTCGGCGACCAGTTCACACCCGGAACAAATACCACTTTTGGCGATCGCTGACAGCCATTTACCTCATACAGCACATCGGGGCGCACTCGATACCGCGCTGCCAAATCCTTTAGGCTCTGTCCAGAGGGCACTTCTACGCGAATTCCGTTGTAGGGGGGAATCATCAGTTGTTGTCCCACCGTGGCTTTTCCCGATCGCACATTTGGATTCAATCCCATAAGGGTTGCCGGGATTAGATTGTAGCGAGACGCGATCGACTCTAAGCTTTCTCCAGATTTAACGGTATGCCGCGCCATACGAGATAGAGCCGGAGCCGGACAGCCCACCTCAGCCGACTGAGCCAGCGGCATCATTCCAAAACTCAACATTCCAGCAAGGAGCCACCCACGGTACTGCATAGCTTGATCAATCAATATAGTGCTGCCGATTGTTGGACGAGTCTAGCACTGGGTTGTTTCACATTGGGCTAAACTGCTTGTCTTTTCAGAAATGGAATTAGGGCTTCGCACACTTTTTCGTGCCAGTCTTCTTGCGGGTAATGTCCCACTTCATCAAGCTCAGCGAGTTCGGCTTTGAGCGATCGTGCCGGAGCGATCGACAACCAAGGATCACGCATTCCCCAGCCGATCAGGAGTGGATTTTTCCAAGTCGCCAAGCCTGCCTCAATTTCTGCGGTCGCTTGCTTAAGCTGTAAGTTTTGAAGAATCGCCAGCAGCGATCGACCCACATCCGAAGTTTTCAGCCACGGACGACGATACACATCGAGATCAGAATCTTCGATCCGATAACCACCAGCGCCCTCTAGGGTGCGATCAACCAGAAGTGGATCTTGCGTCATCATGTCGCCCACCAATGGAATGCTCATTTGTTGTAGTTTCCAAGGCAGTTTTGCACCTTCAGCGATCGGACAGTTAAAAATCGCCAGTCGCTCAACCTGCTCCGGGTGTCTGAGCGCGTATTGAATTCCGACTGAACCGAGAAAGCCTTGAGCGACGATCGACACCTTTTCAAATCCAAACTGAGCAATCAACGCTTCGAGTGCCGAAATAAACGCATCGGGCGTATAAGCAAAGTCGCGGCGATCCGGCATACTCGAATACCCACAGCCGATCCAATCGGGTGCGATCGCTCTAAATCCTTGTTCTGCTAGAACGGGTAAAACATTGCGCCAGCTGTAACCCTGAGAAACTAAGCCATGCAGCAAAATGACCGGAGTGCGAGCGCTATCATTCGTCGGTTCTGCCTCACGGTAAAACCAATTCAGCGATCCAACCTCAATCCGCTTGCCTGACTCCATATTTGTTCCTCCTGCGCCTTCCTGTGAGCTTACCGTGTTTCGGAACGCTAATCTATTGTCAGGAACTTATAACAAAGTAATATTTTGTAGTTTTAGATACAGAATTTATCTGTTATATTAGTCATATAGACAAAAAGGAGAACAGAGTATGTCGATTCAAGATCAAGCACGGGCATTAATGGTGCGTCACCGTCAAATGGCGCGGAACCGCGAACAGTCCATGTTGACTCGTCAAGCAAATGAAATTGGAATGCCTTCAGAATCTGCGCAAGTGGTTCACAACAAAACAACGAACCTCGAAGGCTACGATCGCAGCAACGTCGGCTTAAGCTGAGCAGAAATTTTGGAATTAAAGTTAAACAGGCGTTCTTCAAATGAAGAGCGCCTTTTAATGTTGGGTTGAGTCTTAGTGGGGCGAATCAATTCGCTCCCTCCAAAAACGAAATAAATGTGTCAAAGTTAAAATATGTAGCTATTGTGAAGTGTCACGGTGGCGGCTTTTCTTCGTCACCAGATTCAACTTAAAAAGAACTCAGGGTTTTTACTCAATCTGTTGTTTAGTTGCTGAAGTTTCTGTTATGAATAGTGCCTTCCTAACCCGCCTTCATAGTCCTGAGCGCCCTGTCATTGTATTTGATGGCGCAATGGGAACAAATATCCAGTCACAGAATTTAACGGCTGAAGACTTTGGAGGGGCAGAGTACGAGGGCTGTAATGAGTATTTAGTGCAAACAAAACCAGAAGCGATCGCCAAAGTTCACTGTGATTTTCTAGCAGCAGGCGCAGACGTAATTGAAACCGATACGTTCGGTACCAGCCCGTTTGTGTTAGCAGAATATGGATTACAGGATCAAGCGTATGATTTGAGCAAAAAAGCCGCAGAACTGGCGAAACACTGTGCAGCAGAGTTTTCAACTCCGGAGAAACCTAGATTTGTTGCGGGTTCAATGGGCCCTGGAACAAAGCTGCCGACGTTGGGACACATTACTTACGACGAACTCAAAGAAGCCTTTACGATTCAGGCAGAAGGTTTGTTTGACGGTGGCGTGGATTTATTTATCATCGAAACTTGTCAGGATGTACTGCAAATTAAAGCAGCATTAAACGCAGTAGAAGCGGTGTTTGCCAAAAAAGGAGAGCGTCGTCCTTTGATGGTTTCGGTCACGATGGAAGTTCAGGGCACGATGCTCGTCGGAACCGATATTAGCGGTGTGTTAGCGATTTTAGAGCCGTATCCGATCGATATTCTCGGTTTGAACTGTGCGACCGGGCCCGATCGCATGGCAGAACACATTAAATATCTAACTGAAAATGCGCCATTTGTTGTCTCCTGTATCCCCAACGCAGGCTTACCCGAAAATATCGGCGGTCATGCTCATTACAAATTAACGCCTATTGAACTTCAAATGGCGCTGCATAAATTCATTGAAGATTGGGGCGTTCAAGTGATCGGTGGTTGTTGTGGCACTCGTCCAGACCACATCAAAGCATTGGCAGAAGCAGCCGCGACGATGACACCGAAGGAACGTAAAGTTCGAGTCAGTGAACGCGCTTGGATGAATGGTCAGGTCTTTGAATCTAAAACACCCAGACCAACGCTCGGATACACACCTTCAGCAGCATCAATTTACACAGCACAACCCTATGAGCAAGATAATTCTTTCTTGATCGTCGGTGAAAGATTGAACGCTAGCGGCTCAAAGAAAGTCCGCGAATTGTTGAATGTGGATGATTGGGATGGATTAATTGCGATCGCAAAATCCCAAGTCAAAGAAGGTGCTCACGTTCTCGATGTCAACGTCGATTATGTCGGACGCGATGGCGAACGTGACATGAAAGAATTGGTGTCGCGCTTAGTTACAAATGTCACGATCCCCCTGATGCTTGACTCGACCGAATGGCAAAAGATGGAGGCAGGGCTGAAAGTCGCGGGCGGTAAGTGCATTCTCAACTCGACCAACTACGAAGACGGTGATGAGCGATTCTTCAAAGTGTTAGAGCTTGCCAAGGAATATGGCGCAGGTGTCGTGATTGGAACGATCGACGAAGAAGGCATGGCGAGAACGGCGGAGAAGAAATTCCAGATTGCTCAACGGGCTTATCGGGATGCGCTAGAGTTCGGCATTCCGCCGCATGAAATCTTTTTCGATACCTTAGCGTTGCCGATTTCAACGGGGATCGAAGAAGACCGTGAGAATGCCAAAGCGACGATCGAGTCGATTCGGATGATCCGCGAGAATTTGCCGGGTGTGCATTTCATGGTGGGTGTCTCGAATATCTCATTCGGGTTGAGTCCAGCCGCTCGGATTACACTGAATTCTATGTTTCTGCACGAAGCCACGATCGCAGGAATGGACGGCGCGATCGTCTCGGCAGCAAAAATTTTGCCGATCGCGAAAATTGACCCCGAACATCAAGAAGTTTGTCGAGATTTGATCTACGATCGTCGCCGCTTTGAAGGAGATATCTGCGTTTACGATCCGCTGACGAAGCTGACCGAACTGTTTGAAGGCGTGAGCGCGAAAGATGCGCGATCAAATAATACCCTGGCGGATTTACCGATCGAAGAACGCCTGAAGCAGCACATTATTGATGGCGAACGCATTGGATTAGAAGATGCGTTGAAGATTGCATTAGAAACCTATGCACCTTTGCACATCATTAATACTTTCTTGCTTGATGGCATGAAAGTCGTCGGTGAGTTGTTCGGTTCTGGTCAAATGCAATTACCGTTTGTGTTGCAGTCTGCGGAAACGATGAAGTCTGCTGTAGCATTTCTCGAACCATTCATGGAAAAAACCGAGAGCAATGACAGTGGTAAAGGTAAGTTCTTGATTGCAACGGTTAAAGGTGATGTTCACGATATCGGTAAGAATCTCGTTGACATTATCTTGACTAACAACGGTTACAA
Protein-coding regions in this window:
- the cobA gene encoding uroporphyrinogen-III C-methyltransferase — encoded protein: MSGKVFLVGSGPGDIGNLTMRAYQLLTQAEVLVYDALIDSQFLELAPETCLKLNVGKRGGQPSMKQDEIDRLLVEQCQQGKQVVRLKSGDPFIFGRTTSEIQALKSANCAYEVVPGISSALAAPLFANIPLTDPVLSRGFTVITAHEPERLNWQNLAQLDTLVILMGGKHLPLIVEQLRHQGKSEQTPIAIIRWAGHPQQEIWSSTLSEILAEVNPQRLSPCVIVIGEVVRLRSFL
- a CDS encoding M23 family metallopeptidase, which encodes MQYRGWLLAGMLSFGMMPLAQSAEVGCPAPALSRMARHTVKSGESLESIASRYNLIPATLMGLNPNVRSGKATVGQQLMIPPYNGIRVEVPSGQSLKDLAARYRVRPDVLYEVNGCQRSPKVVFVPGVNWSPNEATAPTLVGVSSVLSGSPLSGSAPIALGFGWYLPNRATKPVFHSGIDLLASLGTPAQAIGEGTVAFAGNQGAYGNLVVINHQQGYQTRYAQLARINVKVGQKIKRGTTIGTVGQTGTPTTSQPHLHFEVRSNSKLGWVAEDPIAFIRK
- the metH gene encoding methionine synthase, with protein sequence MNSAFLTRLHSPERPVIVFDGAMGTNIQSQNLTAEDFGGAEYEGCNEYLVQTKPEAIAKVHCDFLAAGADVIETDTFGTSPFVLAEYGLQDQAYDLSKKAAELAKHCAAEFSTPEKPRFVAGSMGPGTKLPTLGHITYDELKEAFTIQAEGLFDGGVDLFIIETCQDVLQIKAALNAVEAVFAKKGERRPLMVSVTMEVQGTMLVGTDISGVLAILEPYPIDILGLNCATGPDRMAEHIKYLTENAPFVVSCIPNAGLPENIGGHAHYKLTPIELQMALHKFIEDWGVQVIGGCCGTRPDHIKALAEAAATMTPKERKVRVSERAWMNGQVFESKTPRPTLGYTPSAASIYTAQPYEQDNSFLIVGERLNASGSKKVRELLNVDDWDGLIAIAKSQVKEGAHVLDVNVDYVGRDGERDMKELVSRLVTNVTIPLMLDSTEWQKMEAGLKVAGGKCILNSTNYEDGDERFFKVLELAKEYGAGVVIGTIDEEGMARTAEKKFQIAQRAYRDALEFGIPPHEIFFDTLALPISTGIEEDRENAKATIESIRMIRENLPGVHFMVGVSNISFGLSPAARITLNSMFLHEATIAGMDGAIVSAAKILPIAKIDPEHQEVCRDLIYDRRRFEGDICVYDPLTKLTELFEGVSAKDARSNNTLADLPIEERLKQHIIDGERIGLEDALKIALETYAPLHIINTFLLDGMKVVGELFGSGQMQLPFVLQSAETMKSAVAFLEPFMEKTESNDSGKGKFLIATVKGDVHDIGKNLVDIILTNNGYKVINLGIKQPVDAIIDAYVQHQPDCIAMSGLLVKSTAFMKENLEVFNEKGINVPVILGGAALTPKFVYEDCQNVYKGQVIYGRDAFADLTFMDRLMPAKKEGFWSETEGFQGDYAQFNQKGRKAIEQAESELNGEPKQKSDEPEAIDLVRSESVAIDVPRPTPPFWGTKVLNPENLPIDELFWHLDLQALVVGQWQFRKPKDQSREEYDAFLAEKVYPVLDRWKQRICTEHLLHPQLIYGYFPCVAEGNSVHVYDPAVIEKGLTPETATPLVTWTFPRQKSLRRLCIADFFRPIAENQFDVLPMQAVTMGHIATEVAQELFKANNYTEYLYFHGMAVQMAEALAEWAHARIRRELGYGDSEPDNIRDMLAQRYQGSRYSFGYPACPNVSDQFKQLELLDTERIGMSMDESEQLYPEQSTTAFAVYHPTAKYFSA
- a CDS encoding alpha/beta fold hydrolase, which translates into the protein MESGKRIEVGSLNWFYREAEPTNDSARTPVILLHGLVSQGYSWRNVLPVLAEQGFRAIAPDWIGCGYSSMPDRRDFAYTPDAFISALEALIAQFGFEKVSIVAQGFLGSVGIQYALRHPEQVERLAIFNCPIAEGAKLPWKLQQMSIPLVGDMMTQDPLLVDRTLEGAGGYRIEDSDLDVYRRPWLKTSDVGRSLLAILQNLQLKQATAEIEAGLATWKNPLLIGWGMRDPWLSIAPARSLKAELAELDEVGHYPQEDWHEKVCEALIPFLKRQAV